A region of Diospyros lotus cultivar Yz01 chromosome 3, ASM1463336v1, whole genome shotgun sequence DNA encodes the following proteins:
- the LOC127797638 gene encoding uncharacterized protein LOC127797638, giving the protein MAKFNEVQKRRRAAIAERKRASHGHPFTAKLKQKPQPLSVSGKRQRKLFKKWRREQKEALGKGLVTMDDVEMAVAQDTSKDANKQPAQFHLKKSAKLKVKQLKRKGKNKQKSQKPGNEGPDDAMLE; this is encoded by the exons ATGGCGAAATTCAACGAGGTGCAGAAGAGGAGGAGAGCGGCGATTGCTGAGCGCAAGAGAGCCAGTCACGGTCACCCTTTCACCGCCAAGCTTAAGCAAAAGCCTCAACCCCTCTCCGTCTCCGGCAAGCGCCAGCGCAAGCTCTTCAAGAAATGGCGCCGA GAACAGAAAGAGGCTTTGGGGAAGGGTCTAGTTACCATGGACGATGTCGAGATGGCTGTCGCACAGG ACACATCCAAGGATGCCAATAAGCAGCCCGCCCAATTCCACTTAAAGAAGAGTGCGAAGCTTAAAGTCAAGCAATTGAAGAGGAAAG GTAAGAACAAGCAGAAATCTCAAAAGCCAGGGAATGAGGGTCCAGATGATGCTATGTTGGAATGA
- the LOC127797633 gene encoding ERAD-associated E3 ubiquitin-protein ligase HRD1B-like isoform X1: MMRLRTYAGFSFVATLMVIYHAFHSRGQFYPAMVYLSTSKISLVLLLNMGLVIMCILWQLTKRVFLGSLREAEVERLNEQSFREVMEILFAITIFRQDFSVTFLAMVTALLLIKALHWLAQKRVEYIETTPSVSMLSHVRIVSFLGVLLLIDSLFLYNSVKFLLETRQASVSLFFAFEYMILATTTVSTFIKYVFYVSDMLMEGQWERKAVYTFYLELIRDLLHLTMYMCFFLVIFVNYGVPLHLIRELYETFRNFKVRVADYIRYRKITSNMNDRFPDATPEELNASDATCIICREEMTIAKKLSCGHLFHVHCLRSWLERQHTCPTCRALVTPPESGTTASGSQADSHQQGTGTTSTSSQGSAGDSANETISQHQARLQAAAAAASIYERSMVYPCPNTLVWSPGYALLPQAYGPQADTINTDSSGEPSSAGRPQQLPFAIHSGPAPISFPQSSHSSFIPLLFPGADVNYGERAGINLSAPDSQLDVQKRILQNQIEVLQNQLQLVQNLKSEKSVDIGVTATSDGQDTTVGSSSSAVPGSDPHGEIEGA; the protein is encoded by the exons ATGATGAGGCTGCGAACCTATGCGGGGTTTAGCTTTGTGGCTACGCTGATGGTTATATACCATGCGTTTCACAGCAGGGGCCAGTTTTACCCCGCAATGGTGTATTTATCGACGTCCAAGATCAGTTTGGTGCTTCTTCTGAACATGGGTCTGGTTATCATGTGTATTTTATGGCAATTAACGAAGCGGGTCTTCCTTGGATCTCTGCGTGAAGCCGAGGTTGAGAGGCTGAATGAGCAATCGTTCCGGGAAGTGATGGAAATACTGTTTGCAATCACCATCTTCCGGCAAGACTTCTCTGTCACATTTCTGGCTATGGTCACGGCCCTTCTGTTAATTAAGGCTCTGCATTGGTTGGCTCAGAAGAGGGTTGAGTACATTGAAACAACGCCATCTGTTTCTATGTTGTCTCATGTCCGGATCGTGTCTTTTCTGGGAGTCCTCCTTCTCATAGACAGCCTCTTTTTGTACAATTCTGTTAAGTTTTTGCTAGAAACGCGACAAGCTTCGGTTTCTCTTTTTTTTGCATTCGA GTATATGATACTTGCAACGACGACGGTGTCAACATTTATCAAATATGTTTTCTATGTCAGCGACATGCTTATGGAAGGGCAGTGGGAAAGAAAGGCAGTTTACACCTTTTACTTGGAACTTATTCGTGACTTGCTGCACTTGACCATGTATATGTGCTTCTTTCTAGTCATCTTTGT GAACTATGGCGTGCCTTTGCATTTGATTCGGGAGCTCTATGAAACATTTCGCAACTTTAAGGTTCGCGTTGCAGATTACATACGATACCGAAAGATAACGTCAAATATGAATGATCGTTTTCCAGATGCAACGCCCGAAGAGCTAAATGC AAGTGACGCAACCTGCATCATTTGTCGTGAGGAGATGACTATAGCCAAGAAATTAAGTTGCGGGCATCTGTTTCATGTGCACTGTCTCCGGTCATGGTTAGAGCGACAGCACACATGCCCTACTTGCAGAGCCCTTGTTACACCACCTGAAAGTGGGACTACTGCTTCTGGATCACAGGCAGACTCTCATCAGCAAG GTACAGGGACAACAAGTACTTCTTCCCAGGGTTCAGCTGGAGACTCAGCAAATGAAACTATCAGCCAGCATCAGGCCAGACTCCAAGCTGCTGCTGCCGCTGCCTCAATATATGAGAGATCTATGGTTTATCCTTGTCCAAATACATTAGTGTG GTCCCCAGGATATGCTCTACTTCCCCAAGCATATGGACCTCAGGCTGACACTATCAATACAGATTCTAGTGGAGAACCATCATCAGCTGGAAGGCCGCAACAGCTTCCATTTGCAATCCACAGTGGTCCTGCCCCCATTTCCTTTCCTCAGTCTTCTCACTCCAGTTTcattcctcttctttttcctgGTGCGGATGTGAACTATGGAGAGAGAGCTGGCATAAATCTAAGTGCACCAGACTCTCAGTTAGATGTGCAGAAAAGAATTCTTCAGAACCAGATTGAG GTCTTGCAAAACCAGCTCCAGCTTgtgcaaaatttaaaatctgaAAAAAGCGTGGACATTGGTGTGACAGCTACTTCAGACGGCCAAGACACGACAGttggatcatcatcatcagctgTTCCGGGTAGTGATCCGCATGGGGAGATTGAAGGGGCATAG
- the LOC127797633 gene encoding ERAD-associated E3 ubiquitin-protein ligase HRD1B-like isoform X2, whose translation MILATTTVSTFIKYVFYVSDMLMEGQWERKAVYTFYLELIRDLLHLTMYMCFFLVIFVNYGVPLHLIRELYETFRNFKVRVADYIRYRKITSNMNDRFPDATPEELNASDATCIICREEMTIAKKLSCGHLFHVHCLRSWLERQHTCPTCRALVTPPESGTTASGSQADSHQQGTGTTSTSSQGSAGDSANETISQHQARLQAAAAAASIYERSMVYPCPNTLVWSPGYALLPQAYGPQADTINTDSSGEPSSAGRPQQLPFAIHSGPAPISFPQSSHSSFIPLLFPGADVNYGERAGINLSAPDSQLDVQKRILQNQIEVLQNQLQLVQNLKSEKSVDIGVTATSDGQDTTVGSSSSAVPGSDPHGEIEGA comes from the exons ATGATACTTGCAACGACGACGGTGTCAACATTTATCAAATATGTTTTCTATGTCAGCGACATGCTTATGGAAGGGCAGTGGGAAAGAAAGGCAGTTTACACCTTTTACTTGGAACTTATTCGTGACTTGCTGCACTTGACCATGTATATGTGCTTCTTTCTAGTCATCTTTGT GAACTATGGCGTGCCTTTGCATTTGATTCGGGAGCTCTATGAAACATTTCGCAACTTTAAGGTTCGCGTTGCAGATTACATACGATACCGAAAGATAACGTCAAATATGAATGATCGTTTTCCAGATGCAACGCCCGAAGAGCTAAATGC AAGTGACGCAACCTGCATCATTTGTCGTGAGGAGATGACTATAGCCAAGAAATTAAGTTGCGGGCATCTGTTTCATGTGCACTGTCTCCGGTCATGGTTAGAGCGACAGCACACATGCCCTACTTGCAGAGCCCTTGTTACACCACCTGAAAGTGGGACTACTGCTTCTGGATCACAGGCAGACTCTCATCAGCAAG GTACAGGGACAACAAGTACTTCTTCCCAGGGTTCAGCTGGAGACTCAGCAAATGAAACTATCAGCCAGCATCAGGCCAGACTCCAAGCTGCTGCTGCCGCTGCCTCAATATATGAGAGATCTATGGTTTATCCTTGTCCAAATACATTAGTGTG GTCCCCAGGATATGCTCTACTTCCCCAAGCATATGGACCTCAGGCTGACACTATCAATACAGATTCTAGTGGAGAACCATCATCAGCTGGAAGGCCGCAACAGCTTCCATTTGCAATCCACAGTGGTCCTGCCCCCATTTCCTTTCCTCAGTCTTCTCACTCCAGTTTcattcctcttctttttcctgGTGCGGATGTGAACTATGGAGAGAGAGCTGGCATAAATCTAAGTGCACCAGACTCTCAGTTAGATGTGCAGAAAAGAATTCTTCAGAACCAGATTGAG GTCTTGCAAAACCAGCTCCAGCTTgtgcaaaatttaaaatctgaAAAAAGCGTGGACATTGGTGTGACAGCTACTTCAGACGGCCAAGACACGACAGttggatcatcatcatcagctgTTCCGGGTAGTGATCCGCATGGGGAGATTGAAGGGGCATAG